Proteins encoded by one window of Cannabis sativa cultivar Pink pepper isolate KNU-18-1 chromosome 4, ASM2916894v1, whole genome shotgun sequence:
- the LOC133037019 gene encoding PLASMODESMATA CALLOSE-BINDING PROTEIN 4-like has translation MESLKATMTTPSVAQSQFRVPITPMSSLDSTPIRIETQTSDQQTLGGTSTPTLGSHFVVGGYQPQQSEHTDVQTDGTNCGVLMTNNVASDLPTVSLPTTGLPTVSLPTTGLPAVSPPKIGLPAVSLPTTGLPTVSLPTIGLPTISLPATSNLGVGITTFDPPTTSNLVLVTKLFTYKSN, from the coding sequence atgGAGTCACTGAAGGCTACCATGACAACTCCTAGTGTTGCTCAAAGTCAGTTTCGAGTTCCAATTACACCAATGTCATCGCTAGACTCAACTCCTATAAGAATAGAGACCCAAACCTCTGATCAACAAACACTCGGAGGGACATCGACTCCAACGTTAGGAAGTCATTTTGTCGTAGGAGGTTATCAACCTCAACAATCTGAACATACTGATGTGCAAACAGATGGGACAAACTGTGGAGTTCTAATGACCAACAATGTGGCCTCCGACCTACCTACGGTCAGTCTCCCTACAACTGGCCTGCCTACGGTCAGCCTTCCTACAACTGGCCTGCCTGCGGTCAGCCCTCCTAAAATTGGCCTACCTGCAGTTAGCCTTCCTACAACTGGTCTGCCTACGGTCAGCCTTCCTACAATTGGCCTGCCTACAATCAGCCTCCCAGCAACTAGCAACTTGGGGGTTGGCATTACAACGTTTGATCCTCCGACGACTAGCAACTTGGTGCTTGTCACTAAACTATTCActtataaaagtaattaa